A stretch of the Medicago truncatula cultivar Jemalong A17 chromosome 5, MtrunA17r5.0-ANR, whole genome shotgun sequence genome encodes the following:
- the LOC11409676 gene encoding probably inactive leucine-rich repeat receptor-like protein kinase At5g48380, with translation MEFSNQFKESFKHGLIAGYCFTATFVIVFYMFYCLPAQVIKNRKNKKVGHMKTEEKHKLPCQKFKQQKINKKLKKVRQKDRVFPMELIEKSIQISKVGRLTYRMNFTKLCHATKYFSLDNVIGVGVIGIMYKAALPNGRFLAVKRLYDSQSIIKRFELEIMILGQYSHRNIVSLIGFSIEEGNNERILVYQYMSNGRLSDKLKETKKLEWSKVIKIALGVARGLCCLHHSLHMLHLNINSDCILLGKNFEPKISNFGGIMFMNNDLEKNIGLEKKDVSDFGCLLFELINGNKFGEIHESFNNVTVPFVTYPNHVNMLGEDPSGFCDAVDEYLNKIEFKDEEVSTLLRVARECVHPLFEQRPTMLEVYNKICNIGERDRICEDANLLSMDFVTPIEVDTNMPS, from the exons ATGGAATTCTCTAACCAATTCAAAGAATCATTTAAGCATGGTCTTATTGCTGGGTATTGTTTTACTGCAACTTTTGTCATAGTTTTTTATATGTTCTATTGCCTACCCGCACAAGTTATCAAGAATagaaaaaataagaaagttGGACATATGAAAACAGAAGAGAAGCACAAATTGCCTTGCCAGAAATTTAAACAGCAAAAGATCAACAAG AAACTAAAGAAAGTTAGACAAAAAGACAGAGTGTTTCCTATGGAGTTGATAGAGAAAAGCATACAG ATCAGTAAAGTTGGACGATTGACTTATAGAATGAACTTCACAAAACTTTGTCATGCAACCAAATATTTTAGCTTGGACAATGTCATTGGTGTTGGAGTAATCGGAATAATGTACAAGGCAGCTCTTCCGAACGGTCGTTTCTTGGCGGTTAAGAGACTATATGATTCTCAATCAATTATCAAAAGGTTTGAGTTAGAAATAATGATTTTGGGACAATACAGTCATAGAAACATAGTTTCATTGATTGGTTTTAGCATAGAAGAAGGAAACAATGAAAGAATTTTGGTGTATCAATACATGTCAAATGGAAGGCTATCTGATAAGctgaaagaaactaaaaaattagaatggtCAAAGGTTATTAAAATTGCACTTGGTGTAGCAAGAGGCTTATGTTGCCTCCATCATAGCTTGCATATGCTCCATCTCAATATAAATTCTGACTGTATCTTGTTAGGGAAAAATTTTGAGCCAAAGATATCCAATTTCGGAGGGATCATGTTTATGAATAATGATCTGGAAAAAAACATAGGACTTGAGAAGAAGGATGTTTCTGACTTTGGTTGTTTGCTTTTTGAGCTGATTAATGGGaataaatttggggaaataCATGAATCTTTTAACAATGTTACAGTTCCTTTTGTGACTTATCCGAATCATGTGAATATGTTGGGAGAAGACCCTTCTGGATTCTGTGATGCAGTGGATGAATATCTAAACAAGATAGAATTTAAAGATGAGGAGGTATCTACTCTTCTTAGAGTTGCACGTGAATGTGTTCATCCTTTGTTTGAACAAAGGCCTACTATGCTTGAGGTGTATAACAAGATATGCAACATAGGGGAAAGAGATAGAATTTGTGAAGATGCTAACCTCTTGTCTATGGATTTTGTTACTCCTATTGAAGTAGACACCAATATGCCTAGCTAA
- the LOC25494763 gene encoding uncharacterized LOC25494763 precursor: MAEGRGSTLVHLLVIVFCLVAFGFAVAAERRRSVGTIHKTPGTNETYCVYSSDVATGYGVGAFLFLLSGESLLMGVTKCMCFGRPLTPGGNRAWSIIYFLSSWATFLVAESCLIAGAKKNAYHTKYRGIIYAQNFSCESLRKGIFITGAIFIVVTMVLNVYYYMYFTKATTTPLSQKTNRVSSTVGMTGYA; this comes from the exons ATGGCAGAGGGAAGAGGTTCTACTCTTGTGCATCTTTTAGTCATTGTTTTTTGCTTAGTTGCTTTTGGTTTTGCCGTTGCTGCTGAGAGAAGAAGAAGTGTT GGAACCATTCACAAAACTCCAGGAACAAATGAAACATATTGCGTTTACAGTTCAGATGTCGCAACTGGTTATGGAGTGGGTGCTTTCCTATTTCTTCTTTCAGGTGAATCACTGCTTATGGGTGTGACAAAGTGCATGTGCTTTGGGAGGCCTTTAACCCCTGGGGGAAATCGAGCTTGGTccattatatattttctttcttcttg GGCCACTTTTCTGGTTGCAGAATCATGCTTAATAGCTGGTGCAAAAAAGAATGCCTATCACACCAAATACCGGGGAATTATTTATGCTCAGAACTTCTCCTGTGAAAGTTTGAGGAAAGGCATCTTCATTACCGGAGCAATTTTCATCGTTGTAACCATGGTTCTTAACGTATACTACTACATGTACTTCACAAAGGCAACCACTACTCCACTTTCTCAGAAGACCAATCGGGTTAGTTCCACTGTCGGCATGACTGGATATGCATGA
- the LOC11406078 gene encoding F-box/kelch-repeat protein At3g23880: protein MARKAVKRNDTVSSPILTEKTITTKPQQLIGTLISSSLHSSPLPTIPFDLIPEILYRLPVKPLMQFRCVCKWWNSLISDPKFAKKHFRFSTTCLIHILTYSSLSQKYTIKSYPLDSLFTKDVACKKIAQHEIPSNHANPSIRKFIQLPPLELQLNGYILQMHGFGHDPISDNYKVVVVFLDYDSTDNNKTDVKVVHNVGTNIWKDIKETFQYDRFIVEQKSGKYVNGTINWLASKDYSKGQRFIASFDLGNESYKKVLLPDCDYRAIDSLTLHLSVFGNCLCWISSNDVWIMKEYGMTASWTKLFTIPFMPSYYFFANFEFILEVCVESLISPCS from the exons ATGGCTAGAAAGGCAGTCAAAAGAAACGATACCGTTTCTTCTCCAATACTGACTGAGAAAACAATCACCACCAAGCCGCAGCAGTTGATAGGAACCCTAATTTCATCGTCACTTCACTCATCGCCACTTCCCACTATTCCTTTCGATCTCATTCCAGAAATTCTCTATAGGCTCCCTGTGAAACCCCTCATGCAATTTCGATGTGTGTGCAAGTGGTGGAATTCTCTAATTTCTGATCCCAAATTCGCCAAGAAGCACTTTCGCTTCTCAACCACATGCCTCATCCACATCTTAACCTACTCCTCACTCTCACAAAAGTACACTATCAAGTCTTACCCTCTCGACTCTCTTTTCACCAAAGACGTAGCCTGCAAGAAAATCGCGCAGCACGAGATTCCTTCCAACCATGCT AACCCTTCCATTagaaaattcattcaattgCCCCCACTTGAATTGCAACTTAATGGTTATATTCTTCAGATGCATGGCTTCGGCCATGATCCTATTTCTGATAATTACAAGGTGGTGGTTGTTTTTCTGGATTATGATAGCACTGATAATAACAAAACTGATGTAAAGGTGGTTCATAATGTGGGTACCAATATCTGGAAAGACATTAAAGAGACATTCCAATATGATCGGTTCATTGTGGAGCAGAAATCAGGAAAATATGTGAATGGCACGATTAATTGGTTGGCTTCTAAAGATTATAGTAAAGGTCAACGTTTTATTGCTTCTTTTGATTTGGGAAACGAGTCTTATAAAAAAGTTTTGCTACCTGATTGTGATTATAGAGCAATAGATTCACTTACTTTGCACTTGAGTGTTTTCGGGAATTGTTTGTGCTGGATTTCTAGTAATGATGTTTGGATAATGAAGGAATATGGGATGACAGCGTCTTGGACTAAATTGTTCACTATTCCTTTCATGCCATCTTATTATTTCTTTGCCAAT TTTGAATTCATCCTAGAAGTCTGCGTCGAAAGTTTGATATCACCTTGTTCTTAA
- the LOC11406617 gene encoding F-box/kelch-repeat protein At3g23880, translating into MANKAVKRNDTVSSPILTEKTITTKPQQLIGTLISSSLHSSPLPTIPFDLIPEILHRLPVKPLMQFRCVCKWWNSLISDPKFAKKHFRFSTTCLIHILTYSSLSHKYIIKSYPLNSLFTKDVAYNKIAQHEIASSHCVYNVGSCNGIICVAEYHIYERFAIYRLWNPSIRKFKELPPLELQHAGYNFQMHGFGHDPISDNYKVVVVFRDNNKTDVKVVHNVGTNFWKDIKETFQYDRFIVEQKSGKYVNGTINWLASKDYSKGQRFIASFDLGNESYKKVLLPDYDYREIGSRTLHLSVFGNCLCWICSNDVWIMKEYGNKASWTKLFTIPFMPSYYHLFANVMHIFEDGLVTWKSTQDLTRNLVFYNSINGSVKFSYFQFRYILEICVESLISPCS; encoded by the coding sequence ATGGCTAACAAGGCAGTCAAAAGAAACGATACCGTTTCTTCTCCAATACTGACTGAGAAAACAATCACCACCAAGCCGCAGCAGTTGATAGGAACCCTAATTTCATCGTCACTTCACTCATCGCCACTTCCCACTATTCCTTTCGATCTCATTCCAGAAATTCTCCATAGGCTCCCCGTGAAACCTCTCATGCAATTTCGATGTGTGTGCAAGTGGTGGAATTCTCTAATTTCTGATCCCAAGTTCGCCAAGAAGCACTTTCGCTTCTCAACCACATGCCTCATCCACATCTTAACCTACTCCTCACTCTCACACAAGTACATTATCAAGTCTTACCCTCTCAACTCTCTTTTCACCAAAGACGTAGCCTACAACAAAATCGCGCAGCACGAGATTGCTTCCAGCCATTGTGTTTACAATGTTGGCTCATGCAATGGCATCATCTGTGTTGCCGAATATCATATCTATGAACGCTTTGCTATTTATCGATTGTGGAACCCTTCCATTAGAAAATTCAAGGAATTGCCCCCACTTGAATTGCAACATGCTGGTTATAATTTTCAGATGCACGGCTTCGGCCATGATCCTATTTCTGATAATTACAAGGTGGTGGTTGTTTTTCGGGATAATAACAAAACTGATGTAAAGGTGGTTCATAATGTGGGTACCAATTTCTGGAAAGACATTAAAGAGACGTTCCAATATGATCGGTTCATTGTGGAGCAGAAATCGGGAAAATATGTGAATGGCACGATTAATTGGTTGGCTTCTAAAGATTATAGTAAAGGTCAACGTTTTATTGCTTCTTTTGATTTGGGAAACGAGTCTTATAAAAAAGTTTTGCTACCGGATTATGATTATAGAGAAATTGGTTCACGTACTTTGCACTTGAGTGTTTTCGGGAATTGTTTGTGCTGGATTTGTAGTAATGATGTTTGGATTATGAAGGAATATGGGAATAAAGCGTCTTGGACTAAATTGTTCACTATACCTTTCATGCCATCTTATTATCATCTCTTTGCCAATGTAATGCATATTTTTGAGGATGGCCTAGTGACGTGGAAGTCTACGCAGGATTTGACCCGGAACTTGGTTTTTTACAATTCTATAAATGGCTCTGTAAAGTTTTCTTATTTTCAGTTTAGATACATCCTAGAAATCTGCGTTGAAAGTTTGATATCACCTTGTTCTTAA